One Roseimaritima multifibrata DNA window includes the following coding sequences:
- a CDS encoding GreA/GreB family elongation factor, producing MTFSNQFAHDEEFADFCVRLLKAVLKCESFEKYAKRGESQNGIDIIDMAHGTPLRAAQCKLHEPHKTCPPAEIREEVRKAASCDFKLDEFYILTAAKKTRYTDNAVLEINRDREHGQSFTTFVWTWQEIETKLRELDPVARDRVQNAGKNGSVESFRAVMKELMPEFAANSVQSGNYILQSKFKLIETHLKNHDRSLAKYELEQIDAMPAENQSSDDRYLVHRFNAKYLMLVGQFDEAAHRFLEAYDARPELDQARINRSLALELLGKKAKAWEQASELLREGIRTEPLPTIAYRNAPRPHSDEVKSWYEDQLDTSEELNLTLADEAREDERPEDSIRYSNRAIEINNDSARGYLLRGFAHHNLALSGDPKLKAERLVHAERDYLLVHDMTVEPLPDGLVADVCRNLGNVRFLLGRPNAAEAFEEAIHKADQKGPYVEQCLSFLCSTRKFKTANRILQEHGIDDANLNQRFLKLVVARYNREPDSDVDFIGAMLDLFSEGEFQRRDECLGFVAQWSIDDCQTQEAIVQLDALKDRLDPFEFECCMAWLQHVSKNSVAAKKHAAEAKRNLRADSPENYIGLLAQVFIDLDEDAQALPLLQQRTDSTRLNSETKTLLDCAQRLQQHDVMLKTCELLRANKADNEATRSLEMQILFAYTPKKAAALIHELVVEHPNDRSLYAWLCLTETRLNGGYDQLDESRLPMTDDVSAYESKRVLIPLIALERYSAAVRYAYDVLRFNQGDELSHSNYLWLFMEHARKSDLDLDATVVRLDCAVTFREFGGDKKTVIIEQHVAEQRFDGEIAEDSGFAQAIIGKNIGDIAVISPESIQPREITIEAISSKFVYRYQRVLTEFQLRFPHSNTIQMLRVLDGEDMDLSPIRRSLEERRKHCESILALFRNHPLPISALAEWLGIGFYDAHEVLASMPDIGIRASFDLVKLQGKELATNSFTQNQHLVLDLSAVITIEKLGLWKSLRTYQLVATRSVFEHFRLEAENLSVNRSTGTLTLAESGQVAFQEISEGESHTRIEVANGIVDNIKQHCTVVDSFAAASVALDLREAFDDVGAFPVLDSMAVADNVEGYLLWSDEAFVQTTALHDFELPSIGVQKVLAQLRKDGAITPLQRDEFVAKLMGWNYTPMLWDSYVALAAARLSNWEPTKWPFTSIIEQFGKNSWTLRAKCKLALRLFIKLYSATGGNVSETQLLLAVMNAIGVSTAADLIRADAFEASRPNQEMLDSITVSLNVWKGGWLGR from the coding sequence GTGACCTTTTCAAATCAATTCGCTCATGACGAAGAGTTTGCAGACTTCTGCGTGCGGTTGCTGAAGGCTGTCCTAAAGTGCGAGTCGTTTGAGAAATACGCCAAGCGGGGAGAGTCGCAGAACGGCATCGACATCATCGATATGGCGCATGGTACCCCGTTGCGCGCGGCACAGTGCAAACTGCATGAACCGCACAAGACTTGTCCGCCCGCGGAGATCCGAGAGGAAGTCAGGAAAGCCGCTAGCTGTGATTTCAAGCTTGATGAGTTTTATATCCTGACCGCTGCGAAAAAGACTCGCTATACGGATAACGCGGTATTGGAAATCAACCGTGATCGAGAACACGGTCAATCTTTCACCACGTTTGTATGGACCTGGCAGGAGATCGAAACCAAGCTGCGTGAGTTGGACCCGGTTGCACGAGATCGCGTGCAGAATGCGGGCAAGAACGGAAGCGTGGAATCTTTTCGGGCGGTGATGAAGGAACTAATGCCGGAGTTTGCAGCAAACTCGGTTCAGTCCGGAAATTACATTCTGCAATCGAAGTTCAAGCTCATCGAAACGCACTTAAAAAACCATGACAGATCGCTGGCCAAGTACGAACTAGAGCAAATCGACGCGATGCCCGCCGAGAACCAGAGTTCCGACGACCGTTACTTGGTCCATCGATTCAATGCGAAATACCTGATGCTGGTCGGACAGTTTGACGAGGCAGCCCATCGGTTTCTAGAGGCATACGATGCGCGTCCAGAATTGGACCAAGCACGGATCAACCGCTCGCTTGCGTTGGAACTGCTCGGTAAAAAGGCCAAGGCTTGGGAACAAGCGAGCGAACTATTGCGAGAGGGTATTCGCACCGAACCACTGCCAACGATCGCCTATCGTAATGCACCGCGTCCCCACTCCGACGAGGTAAAAAGTTGGTACGAAGATCAACTGGACACGTCTGAGGAATTAAATCTAACACTGGCTGATGAAGCGAGGGAAGACGAACGGCCAGAGGATTCGATCCGCTACAGCAACCGCGCGATCGAAATCAACAATGATTCAGCACGTGGCTATTTGCTACGAGGCTTCGCCCATCACAACCTTGCCCTCAGTGGCGATCCCAAACTCAAAGCCGAGCGGTTAGTCCATGCCGAACGCGACTACCTTCTTGTCCACGACATGACGGTAGAGCCATTGCCTGATGGACTAGTCGCCGACGTTTGCCGTAATTTAGGGAACGTACGATTTCTGTTAGGACGTCCCAACGCCGCAGAGGCATTTGAAGAAGCCATTCACAAGGCGGACCAGAAAGGGCCCTATGTTGAGCAATGTCTCAGTTTTTTGTGCTCGACGAGAAAATTCAAGACCGCGAATCGCATTCTTCAAGAACATGGGATTGATGACGCCAATCTAAATCAGCGTTTTCTAAAGCTTGTCGTCGCCCGGTACAATCGTGAACCAGATAGCGATGTCGACTTCATCGGCGCGATGTTGGACCTGTTTTCAGAAGGGGAGTTTCAAAGGCGGGATGAATGCCTTGGATTCGTTGCTCAGTGGTCGATTGACGACTGCCAAACACAGGAGGCGATTGTTCAATTAGATGCACTTAAGGATCGTCTTGATCCGTTCGAATTTGAATGCTGCATGGCGTGGTTGCAACATGTGAGCAAGAACAGTGTCGCGGCGAAAAAACACGCGGCGGAAGCCAAGCGAAATTTAAGGGCCGATTCGCCAGAGAACTACATTGGCCTGCTGGCTCAAGTCTTCATCGATCTGGACGAGGATGCACAGGCTTTGCCGCTTCTGCAGCAAAGGACAGACAGCACGCGACTAAATAGTGAGACGAAGACATTGCTGGATTGTGCCCAACGCCTTCAACAGCATGACGTGATGTTGAAAACCTGTGAGTTGCTACGGGCAAACAAAGCCGACAACGAAGCGACTCGTTCATTAGAAATGCAGATTCTATTTGCATATACGCCAAAGAAGGCGGCGGCACTGATTCACGAACTGGTTGTCGAACATCCAAACGATCGCAGTCTGTACGCTTGGCTTTGCCTAACAGAAACCCGATTGAACGGGGGCTACGATCAACTGGACGAGTCTCGACTGCCCATGACCGACGATGTTTCGGCATACGAGAGCAAACGCGTACTGATCCCGCTAATTGCTTTGGAACGCTACTCAGCAGCAGTACGATATGCCTATGACGTGTTGCGTTTCAACCAAGGAGACGAATTATCGCACAGCAACTATCTATGGTTGTTCATGGAGCATGCGCGGAAGAGTGATCTTGATCTTGATGCAACCGTCGTGCGCCTTGATTGCGCGGTGACGTTCCGCGAATTCGGGGGTGACAAAAAAACCGTTATCATTGAACAGCATGTTGCCGAGCAGCGTTTCGACGGTGAAATTGCAGAGGATAGCGGCTTCGCTCAAGCGATTATCGGCAAAAACATCGGCGACATCGCAGTTATCTCGCCAGAGTCGATCCAGCCGCGTGAAATTACAATTGAAGCCATCTCGTCAAAGTTTGTTTATCGTTACCAGAGAGTCTTAACGGAGTTCCAGCTGAGATTTCCGCACTCCAATACGATTCAAATGCTCCGTGTGTTGGACGGCGAAGACATGGATCTTTCCCCCATCCGAAGGAGCTTGGAAGAACGACGTAAGCATTGCGAGTCGATCTTGGCTCTGTTCCGGAACCATCCGTTACCGATTTCCGCTCTGGCCGAGTGGTTGGGAATTGGATTCTACGACGCCCATGAGGTGTTGGCGTCGATGCCTGACATCGGAATCCGCGCGAGTTTCGATCTCGTTAAGTTACAAGGAAAAGAGCTTGCGACTAACTCGTTTACGCAAAACCAGCATTTGGTGCTTGACTTGAGTGCGGTCATAACGATTGAGAAGCTGGGCTTGTGGAAGTCGCTTCGGACATATCAGCTGGTTGCTACACGATCGGTTTTCGAGCATTTCAGACTAGAGGCCGAAAACCTAAGTGTGAATCGCTCGACCGGAACACTGACACTCGCGGAAAGTGGACAGGTTGCCTTTCAGGAGATCTCCGAGGGCGAATCGCACACACGGATCGAGGTTGCCAATGGGATCGTCGATAATATTAAACAACATTGTACGGTCGTGGATTCGTTTGCAGCAGCTTCAGTTGCCCTTGACCTCCGAGAGGCGTTTGACGACGTAGGTGCATTTCCAGTTCTCGATTCGATGGCCGTTGCAGACAACGTTGAGGGGTACCTACTTTGGTCGGATGAAGCGTTTGTTCAAACGACTGCTTTGCATGATTTCGAACTGCCTTCAATCGGTGTACAAAAAGTTTTGGCTCAATTGCGAAAAGATGGAGCCATCACACCTTTGCAAAGAGACGAATTCGTTGCCAAGCTAATGGGGTGGAACTACACCCCAATGCTCTGGGATTCGTATGTCGCCCTAGCCGCCGCTCGGCTGAGTAATTGGGAGCCGACAAAATGGCCGTTTACTTCTATCATTGAACAGTTCGGAAAGAATAGCTGGACGCTACGTGCCAAGTGTAAATTGGCTTTGAGACTTTTTATAAAGTTGTACAGTGCAACTGGCGGAAATGTCTCCGAAACCCAATTGCTGCTCGCGGTGATGAACGCGATAGGCGTAAGCACGGCTGCGGATTTAATACGTGCTGACGCTTTTGAGGCCAGCAGGCCCAACCAAGAGATGTTGGATTCGATCACAGTCAGCTTGAACGTCTGGAAAGGGGGATGGCTTGGCAGGTAG
- the pglX gene encoding BREX-1 system adenine-specific DNA-methyltransferase PglX, whose protein sequence is METSKLRKFASFARKALIEQVGTKMKAVLAEGSLARRENAKAVADLEAKISDLGKQQTIETVAYTWFNRFCALRYMDVNRYTKIGILSPAEGQFLPEILGEAKAGHIDDEIVPAATRAKVIRILDETDPSNDPQGEAYRLLLVAACNHYHSLMPFMFEQIADYTELLLPEDLLSGSAIPTYAREALLPANCSPEHTEESVEVIGWLYQFYIADKKDDVFAALKKGKKITPENIPAATQLFTPHWIVRYLVENSLGRLWVLNHPDSKLADRMDYYIRPEEPETDFLKITSPEELKVCDPACGSGHMLTYAFDLLFAIYEEQGYQASEIAALILKHNLHGIEIDQRAGALAAFALQMKAREKYRRFLSAGKIVQPNICVLENVKFDPQELDDYMDKVGRDLFTGGLQGTLNQWEEADNFGSLIRPLVTDVSDVLELLRERKMDEDLFLVDTHQKVLEALRQADYLSPNYHVVVANPPYMKTSNFNPRLKKGLGQNHKVSRSDLFAICIERFLALITKRGFLSMITMQTWMFKDSYKELRRTLLDSISFTTFAQLGTRAFTEISGEIVQTCAFVIEDQRCSDRTSAFFRLVDGQGEQKALGLDSEELRFDFLQEDFKKFPDDIMVYWAPKQVVAAFQRLPRVDSRGLFREGIHTGDNPRFLRHWHEVSRDRITTHSSDYESLDKSKKKWVPYNKGGTATRWYGELEWVIAFDKITRCQMELLKSHVRPSQNLYFKAGGTWPDIGSRGFAVKFFPAGFLFDQKGPVVVGDDILGTLALLNSKSFRYLTHLVMPSLSFRCGTVKKVPMPDKFDSKSAGELAAKCVELCKDHWDQSELSWDYVHNPTIAEKCEFLENAWITLSAKRSCDVEQLKETEDANDNLFRDAFSFSELEIETELDGSVPVEESSAEKNGIEFISYAVGCMLGRYSLDKPGLILANQGDTLAEYLEQVTEPSFMPDDDNVIPMLDGDWFTDDISERFKEFLKVTFGTEHYAENLKFLEDAIYPDNATARKRKTIRDYFLKEFYNHHVKLYKKRPIYWLFSSPKGTFNALIYMHRYRPDCVSSVLQYLRDFRDKLAHAADHAQMVADSGGSTKSEQTKALKEVTAIKKQLKDLEEYERDTLFPLAQKKIEIDLDDGVKHNYPLFGKALKKVTGLS, encoded by the coding sequence ATGGAAACCTCCAAACTTCGCAAGTTCGCTTCCTTCGCTCGTAAAGCACTGATCGAGCAGGTCGGCACCAAGATGAAAGCGGTCTTGGCTGAGGGGAGCCTTGCGCGGCGAGAGAATGCGAAGGCGGTTGCGGATCTGGAAGCCAAGATTTCGGATCTGGGGAAACAGCAGACGATCGAAACGGTCGCTTACACCTGGTTTAACCGGTTCTGTGCGCTGCGTTACATGGACGTCAATCGCTATACCAAGATCGGCATTCTATCGCCTGCCGAAGGTCAGTTCTTGCCGGAGATTCTTGGCGAAGCCAAGGCGGGTCATATCGATGACGAGATCGTGCCGGCTGCGACGCGTGCGAAAGTCATCCGCATCCTGGATGAAACCGATCCGAGTAACGATCCGCAGGGCGAAGCCTATCGCTTATTACTCGTCGCTGCATGCAATCACTACCACTCGTTGATGCCATTCATGTTCGAGCAGATTGCAGACTACACCGAGCTGCTCCTGCCCGAAGACTTACTCTCCGGTAGCGCCATCCCGACTTACGCGCGAGAGGCTCTGTTGCCGGCGAACTGTTCGCCCGAGCACACCGAAGAATCGGTCGAGGTGATCGGCTGGCTGTACCAGTTTTACATCGCTGACAAAAAAGACGATGTCTTCGCGGCGCTGAAGAAGGGCAAGAAAATCACGCCCGAAAACATCCCGGCAGCGACGCAGTTATTCACACCACACTGGATCGTGCGTTACCTGGTCGAAAACTCATTGGGCCGGTTGTGGGTGCTCAACCATCCCGACTCGAAACTTGCCGATCGGATGGATTATTACATCCGTCCCGAGGAGCCAGAAACGGACTTTCTGAAGATTACCAGTCCAGAGGAATTGAAGGTCTGCGATCCGGCGTGCGGCAGCGGTCACATGTTGACGTACGCGTTTGATCTGCTGTTCGCGATCTACGAGGAACAGGGATACCAAGCGTCGGAGATAGCCGCGTTGATCCTGAAGCATAACTTGCACGGCATTGAGATCGACCAGCGAGCCGGGGCGTTGGCGGCGTTCGCGTTGCAGATGAAAGCCCGCGAAAAATATCGCCGCTTCTTGTCAGCGGGCAAAATTGTCCAGCCAAACATCTGCGTGCTAGAGAACGTCAAGTTCGACCCGCAGGAACTGGACGACTACATGGACAAGGTCGGCCGCGACCTGTTCACGGGGGGCTTGCAGGGCACGCTGAATCAGTGGGAAGAAGCGGACAACTTTGGTTCGCTGATTCGTCCCTTGGTGACGGACGTAAGCGACGTACTGGAGCTACTTCGCGAGCGAAAGATGGACGAAGACCTGTTCTTGGTGGATACACACCAGAAAGTACTCGAGGCGCTGCGGCAAGCCGACTATCTGAGTCCCAATTATCACGTCGTTGTTGCGAACCCGCCGTACATGAAGACGTCCAACTTCAACCCTCGCTTAAAGAAGGGGTTAGGTCAGAACCATAAGGTTAGTAGATCGGATTTGTTCGCAATCTGTATTGAACGCTTCTTGGCGCTGATCACGAAACGTGGATTCCTTTCCATGATTACTATGCAAACATGGATGTTTAAGGACTCCTACAAGGAACTAAGACGCACGTTGCTAGATTCAATTAGCTTCACAACGTTTGCTCAGCTAGGTACACGTGCGTTTACTGAAATCAGCGGTGAGATCGTTCAGACTTGCGCCTTTGTTATTGAAGACCAACGCTGCAGTGACCGAACGTCGGCATTCTTCCGACTCGTGGATGGTCAGGGTGAGCAAAAGGCTCTCGGACTAGATTCAGAAGAGCTCCGGTTCGATTTCTTGCAAGAAGACTTCAAAAAATTCCCGGACGACATCATGGTCTACTGGGCACCGAAACAAGTCGTCGCTGCATTCCAGCGGCTTCCACGCGTTGACTCACGTGGTCTTTTTCGCGAAGGAATCCACACAGGTGACAATCCCCGTTTTCTTAGGCACTGGCACGAGGTAAGCCGTGATAGGATCACGACCCACTCCAGTGACTATGAATCGCTAGACAAATCAAAGAAGAAATGGGTTCCATACAATAAGGGTGGAACCGCTACGCGATGGTATGGCGAACTTGAATGGGTGATCGCTTTTGACAAGATCACCCGTTGCCAAATGGAGCTGCTAAAGAGCCATGTCAGGCCCAGCCAAAACCTCTATTTCAAAGCTGGAGGCACGTGGCCAGATATTGGGTCACGCGGATTCGCGGTAAAGTTCTTTCCAGCCGGATTTCTTTTTGATCAGAAAGGACCAGTTGTCGTTGGGGACGACATTCTTGGAACTCTGGCACTGCTGAATTCCAAATCATTCAGATATCTAACACACTTAGTAATGCCGAGCTTGAGTTTTCGATGTGGGACGGTAAAAAAGGTTCCAATGCCTGATAAATTCGACAGCAAGTCAGCGGGTGAACTGGCTGCCAAATGCGTCGAACTATGTAAGGACCACTGGGACCAATCAGAACTTTCGTGGGATTATGTACACAACCCAACAATCGCGGAGAAATGCGAATTTTTAGAAAACGCTTGGATCACCCTCTCAGCGAAACGCTCGTGTGACGTTGAGCAACTAAAGGAAACAGAAGATGCTAACGATAACCTGTTTCGAGATGCCTTTAGTTTTTCAGAACTTGAAATCGAGACAGAATTAGATGGAAGTGTTCCCGTTGAAGAATCCAGTGCCGAAAAGAATGGCATTGAGTTCATCAGCTACGCGGTGGGCTGCATGCTGGGGCGTTACTCGCTCGACAAACCAGGATTGATCCTTGCCAACCAGGGCGACACGCTGGCCGAATATCTGGAGCAGGTGACCGAGCCATCATTCATGCCCGATGACGACAACGTGATTCCAATGCTCGATGGGGACTGGTTCACCGATGACATTAGCGAACGCTTTAAGGAGTTCTTGAAGGTCACCTTCGGCACGGAGCACTACGCCGAGAACTTGAAGTTTCTCGAAGACGCAATCTATCCCGATAACGCGACGGCTCGTAAGCGGAAGACGATCCGCGACTACTTCCTCAAGGAGTTCTACAACCACCACGTCAAGCTTTACAAGAAGCGGCCGATCTACTGGTTATTCAGCAGCCCGAAGGGGACGTTCAACGCTTTGATCTATATGCACCGTTACCGTCCCGATTGCGTCAGCAGCGTGCTGCAATACCTTCGCGACTTCCGCGATAAACTGGCCCACGCCGCTGACCACGCCCAAATGGTCGCCGACAGCGGCGGATCGACCAAGTCCGAACAAACCAAAGCCCTCAAAGAAGTCACCGCGATCAAAAAGCAACTCAAAGACCTGGAAGAATACGAACGCGACACTTTGTTCCCCCTCGCCCAAAAGAAGATCGAAATCGACCTCGACGACGGCGTCAAACACAACTACCCGCTGTTCGGCAAAGCTCTCAAGAAAGTGACGGGACTTTCGTAA
- a CDS encoding ATP-binding protein, giving the protein MADTSKLEQWMQETEGENLEFKTARTRYGLDELTEYCVALANEGGGKIILGVSDRRPREVVGSTAFPQPEQTRSQLNQRLDLGIRFDIINHPAGRVLVFHVPSRPVGIPMQFRGKFLVRKDESLVGMSGERLREIYAEAGHDFSADICPQLKIEDLSKQAIEDFRTRWMLKTSNQQLASLSLDQLLRDIEVASDDGVTFAALILFGTREAVRKHLARAEVVFEYRSSNAAGAANQREEFTEGFFLYFDRLWELVNLRNDKQHYEDGPFILEVKTFQERAVREAILNAVSHRNYQLGSNVFIRQYPEHIELDSPGGFVPEINPANILVRQSPRNRRIAEVFGKCGLVERAGQGVDLMYQLAIRDSKRTPDYSGSDAYTVSVVMAGQVLNRAFVRFILKCKREVLEPLSTEQWLALEAFSLEKERPSCSQEALERLRELRLIERASGGRFILPRLYYEFTDRIQVYDRLRERELKKERLENELTKYRIDGLHMSELQKVLAREERKTLRRLLKELEAEGRAHSQGENRWTKYFPGPPEDME; this is encoded by the coding sequence ATGGCAGATACCTCCAAGCTTGAACAATGGATGCAGGAAACCGAAGGGGAAAACCTGGAGTTCAAGACTGCACGCACTCGGTACGGTCTCGATGAGTTGACGGAGTATTGCGTTGCGCTCGCAAACGAAGGCGGCGGGAAAATCATCCTCGGCGTTTCAGACAGACGTCCGAGAGAAGTCGTCGGTTCAACCGCCTTTCCACAGCCCGAACAGACGCGCAGCCAACTCAACCAGCGGCTCGATCTGGGGATCCGTTTTGACATCATCAATCACCCGGCTGGCAGAGTGCTTGTTTTTCATGTTCCGAGTCGTCCAGTCGGAATTCCAATGCAGTTTCGCGGCAAATTTTTGGTACGGAAAGATGAAAGCTTGGTCGGCATGTCTGGCGAGCGTCTGCGAGAGATCTACGCCGAAGCTGGGCACGATTTTTCTGCCGACATTTGCCCGCAACTGAAAATCGAAGATCTATCAAAACAAGCGATCGAAGATTTTCGCACAAGATGGATGTTGAAAACGAGCAATCAACAATTGGCCTCGTTGTCACTCGATCAGTTGCTGCGTGATATCGAAGTTGCCAGTGACGACGGCGTGACCTTCGCTGCTTTGATCTTATTCGGAACACGCGAAGCAGTCCGAAAACATCTGGCCCGCGCAGAAGTTGTGTTCGAGTACCGGTCCAGCAACGCAGCAGGTGCCGCAAACCAGCGAGAGGAATTCACCGAAGGATTTTTCCTCTACTTCGATCGTCTGTGGGAGTTGGTCAATTTACGCAATGATAAACAGCATTACGAAGACGGCCCCTTTATCCTTGAGGTCAAGACGTTCCAGGAACGTGCGGTGCGCGAGGCAATTCTGAACGCCGTCAGTCACCGCAACTATCAACTCGGAAGTAATGTCTTCATTCGGCAGTATCCCGAGCACATTGAACTCGACAGTCCAGGCGGGTTTGTTCCTGAGATCAACCCCGCGAATATTCTCGTTCGTCAATCGCCGCGTAACCGGCGCATTGCTGAAGTCTTCGGAAAATGCGGCTTGGTCGAGCGGGCCGGCCAAGGTGTCGATTTGATGTACCAACTCGCGATTCGCGACAGCAAACGGACGCCCGATTATTCGGGCTCAGATGCCTACACCGTAAGCGTCGTAATGGCGGGCCAAGTACTGAATCGGGCCTTTGTGCGATTCATTCTGAAATGCAAGCGAGAAGTTCTCGAACCGCTCTCTACTGAGCAGTGGCTTGCGTTAGAGGCATTCAGTCTGGAAAAGGAGCGTCCGTCGTGTTCGCAAGAGGCGTTGGAGCGATTGCGTGAACTCAGGCTGATCGAACGTGCCTCGGGCGGGCGATTCATCCTGCCGCGATTGTACTACGAGTTTACCGATCGAATCCAAGTCTACGATCGTCTCCGAGAAAGGGAACTAAAAAAGGAGCGTCTCGAAAACGAGTTGACGAAGTACCGGATTGATGGACTGCACATGAGCGAGTTGCAGAAAGTACTGGCGCGCGAGGAGCGGAAAACGCTTCGTCGTTTATTGAAAGAACTTGAAGCTGAAGGACGGGCTCACTCACAAGGGGAAAACCGGTGGACGAAGTATTTCCCCGGCCCCCCGGAGGACATGGAATGA
- a CDS encoding AAA family ATPase produces the protein MIDKLNIANLTTMGEVELDLSPKMNVIIGSNGLGKTHLLKAGYGLACAKSKLVVGSDEPNKTVARDISNNLVRIFKPANDRLGRMARFGARDETYINALYADGESLEVRFSSRDTYATVHRERPSSAAMGKPVFIPTKEVLSFLDGTTSEDADDSTLDLIFDATYRDLLDSLSQPAPDEISDRLNNDPRFGHVFPEIAEAVGGKFSMVNRKMRFIPGIYDDRRVKEQKDLGILRETVFKKATFEELSGHMTAEGFRKIGVLQHLLANQSLDPGVSGPLFWDEPECNMNPRLMRMLVDVLLVLTRSNQQVIIATHDYFMLKWIDLLTDRTQGDHVRFHSLHRAEENCGVRVSATEDYRKIEPNPIADTFDELSKAQLKKRIGEVTK, from the coding sequence GTGATCGACAAACTGAACATCGCTAATCTAACCACCATGGGTGAGGTTGAGCTCGATTTATCGCCTAAGATGAATGTCATCATCGGGTCCAATGGCCTGGGGAAGACGCATCTTCTAAAAGCAGGATACGGACTCGCATGCGCCAAAAGCAAGCTAGTTGTTGGTAGTGATGAACCAAATAAGACCGTTGCAAGGGACATCAGCAACAATCTTGTCCGAATCTTTAAGCCTGCAAACGACAGGTTAGGTCGGATGGCTCGCTTTGGTGCACGGGATGAGACTTATATCAACGCCTTGTATGCCGATGGTGAGTCTTTAGAAGTGAGATTTTCATCTCGCGACACGTACGCGACTGTGCATCGAGAAAGGCCAAGCTCAGCGGCGATGGGGAAACCAGTTTTTATCCCAACAAAAGAAGTTCTGTCCTTTTTAGACGGCACGACCTCCGAAGATGCTGATGATTCAACGCTCGACCTGATTTTCGATGCTACCTATCGAGACCTTTTAGATTCATTAAGCCAGCCCGCTCCCGATGAAATCAGTGACCGGCTCAACAACGATCCGCGTTTTGGACATGTCTTCCCTGAAATCGCTGAGGCAGTAGGCGGGAAATTTTCGATGGTCAATCGAAAAATGCGGTTTATTCCCGGCATTTATGACGACCGCCGCGTCAAAGAGCAAAAAGATTTAGGCATCTTACGTGAGACCGTATTCAAAAAGGCAACATTTGAAGAGTTATCGGGGCATATGACAGCCGAAGGTTTCCGCAAGATAGGAGTCCTGCAACATTTACTGGCGAACCAGTCGCTAGATCCAGGCGTCAGCGGCCCGTTATTTTGGGACGAGCCAGAATGCAACATGAATCCTCGTCTGATGAGGATGCTGGTCGATGTCTTACTGGTTCTCACACGAAGCAATCAACAAGTCATTATCGCTACACACGATTATTTCATGCTGAAGTGGATCGACTTACTAACCGACAGAACGCAAGGAGACCACGTACGGTTCCACTCGTTACATCGAGCGGAAGAAAACTGCGGCGTCCGTGTATCTGCAACGGAGGATTATCGAAAAATCGAGCCAAACCCGATCGCCGATACCTTTGATGAACTGAGCAAGGCTCAATTGAAAAAACGAATCGGCGAGGTAACGAAATGA